A window of Longispora fulva contains these coding sequences:
- a CDS encoding GNAT family N-acetyltransferase — MRRDWQGPADLRELQLFGQRIWSPASRLHLGDLAWGYGMAPGPRPEAPMALWESGGETVAWGGLHLPGELSLLVDPARPEFTAEVLDWAGSLATGPLTVTVLDAERHLIDVLTGRGFVPADLDGPFFLALSRSLADLPPVPALPDGFVVRPVRGERDVDRRVAVHAEVWAPSALTADRWRTLTAGWPYSAEFDLVVEAPDGRFVAYCMGWYDAVNRSGEFEPVGTVPGYRRRGLSRAVGLAVLHAFRAAGGETALVYPRGDDGYPVPRRVYGDLGFTPHARTVRYRRP, encoded by the coding sequence ATGCGACGTGACTGGCAGGGCCCGGCGGACCTGCGCGAGCTGCAGCTGTTCGGGCAGCGGATCTGGTCCCCGGCCAGCCGCTTGCACCTCGGCGACCTGGCCTGGGGGTACGGCATGGCCCCCGGGCCCCGGCCGGAGGCCCCCATGGCGCTGTGGGAGTCCGGCGGCGAAACGGTCGCGTGGGGCGGGCTGCACCTGCCCGGCGAGCTGTCCCTGCTGGTGGACCCGGCGCGCCCGGAGTTCACCGCCGAGGTGCTCGACTGGGCCGGGAGCCTGGCCACCGGGCCGCTCACCGTCACCGTGCTGGACGCCGAGCGGCACCTGATCGACGTGCTCACCGGCCGGGGCTTCGTGCCCGCCGACTTGGACGGCCCGTTCTTCCTGGCCCTCAGCCGGTCCCTGGCCGACCTGCCGCCCGTACCGGCGCTGCCCGACGGGTTCGTCGTCCGGCCGGTGCGCGGGGAGCGGGACGTCGACCGCAGGGTGGCCGTGCACGCCGAGGTCTGGGCGCCCAGCGCCCTCACCGCGGACAGGTGGCGGACCCTGACGGCCGGCTGGCCGTACTCGGCGGAGTTCGACCTCGTGGTCGAGGCACCCGACGGCCGGTTCGTCGCCTACTGCATGGGCTGGTACGACGCCGTCAACCGGTCCGGCGAGTTCGAGCCGGTCGGCACCGTGCCCGGGTACCGCCGCCGGGGCCTGTCCCGGGCCGTCGGCCTGGCGGTACTCCACGCCTTCCGCGCGGCCGGCGGCGAGACGGCCCTGGTCTACCCGAGGGGCGACGACGGCTACCCGGTCCCGCGGCGGGTGTACGGCGATCTGGGCTTCACCCCGCACGCCAGGACCGTCCGCTACCGTCGGCCCTGA
- a CDS encoding NADAR family protein: MTIYFYGADEVPYGCFSNFSAHDLELDGHLWPTSEHYFQAQKFIGTRHADLIRRARTPLRAAELGRDPSKPLRRDWDRVRDDVMRRVVATKFRAHPDIRDILLSTGDEEIVEDTTTDHYWGRGRTGTGRNMLGRILMRTRNQLRAEVQGSHGRPW, encoded by the coding sequence ATGACGATCTACTTCTACGGCGCCGACGAAGTCCCCTACGGCTGCTTCTCCAATTTCTCCGCGCACGACCTGGAGCTCGACGGGCACCTGTGGCCGACCTCGGAGCACTACTTCCAGGCCCAGAAGTTCATCGGCACCCGCCATGCCGATCTCATCCGTCGGGCCCGCACGCCGTTGCGTGCCGCCGAGCTGGGCCGCGACCCGTCCAAGCCGTTGCGGCGGGACTGGGACCGCGTCAGGGACGATGTGATGCGTCGTGTCGTGGCGACCAAGTTCCGGGCGCACCCGGACATCCGCGACATCCTCCTGTCCACCGGCGACGAGGAGATCGTCGAGGACACCACCACCGACCACTACTGGGGCCGCGGCAGGACCGGGACCGGCAGGAACATGCTCGGCCGGATCCTGATGCGCACCCGAAACCAACTCCGCGCCGAGGTCCAGGGAAGCCACGGTCGACCGTGGTAG
- a CDS encoding immune inhibitor A domain-containing protein, translating to MRRTTAIAAGLAATLLGAMALVGPASAAPPPSPAPDSALEGQSAPEPVSPLQTQQQTLRRKAMEQVTSAQDARAVAPAAPAGISGAAGTVRVGQDYVEVAQQRTDKIFVVLAEFGDQVDNTTMYKGQVQYGGTPGPVHNTIVDPATTNDNHTIWRPDFDRAYYQDLYFNRTKGANSLRNYLQVQSSGRYDITGYVSDWVKLPYNEARYGSDLCDGGRQCPNSWDMVRDSLAAWYNGELARGRTPADIKAQLAEYDQRDPYDYDHDGNFNEPDGYIDNYEVVHAGVDQTWGGGAQGAGALWAHRWFAYWPARGSAGPAGNKQGGTPVGDSGIWVGDYLTAGENSGLGLVAHENGHLLLGLPDLYASTGGNGVTFWSLMSDASYLSRENGATGEYPGDLDAWSKLQLGWLSYDTAQAGTESTHVLGVSSYNTADKQAVLVNLPRREVSTPLVAPFQGASQWWSGKGDYLDETLTRSLDLTGAGTASVSAKSRYWIEQDYDYLYGEVSTDNGATWKGVGGTVDGAPIPAVNGRPGLTGTSAGWVDVTYNLDAYAGGTVLFRVRYVTDTNTSENGFLLDTVTVRAGDRVVLSDDVETGDNGWTARGFTRIGDTGVKSYPRSYLVENRRYVAYGQFLQTGPYNFGWAGVAGRTEQVERYPYQDGVLVWLWDPYFSDNTTREHPGSGMILPVDVRAAPMRFASGNLVNPRGQVFDATLGLKYTDAVTLHRAGVATTFRRQAPVAAFDDHTGTYWYADNPDLGVKVPDSHTRIEVVREHAQGRETTVRVGRSS from the coding sequence GTGCGCAGAACCACCGCGATCGCCGCGGGGCTCGCGGCGACCCTGCTCGGCGCCATGGCCCTCGTCGGCCCGGCGTCCGCAGCCCCGCCGCCATCCCCCGCCCCCGATTCCGCCCTCGAGGGCCAGTCGGCCCCCGAGCCGGTCAGCCCGTTGCAGACCCAGCAGCAGACTCTGCGGCGCAAGGCCATGGAGCAGGTCACCTCGGCCCAGGATGCGCGGGCGGTCGCCCCGGCCGCGCCGGCCGGCATTTCCGGCGCAGCCGGTACCGTCCGGGTCGGGCAGGACTATGTGGAGGTCGCCCAGCAGCGCACCGACAAGATCTTCGTGGTGCTCGCCGAGTTCGGCGACCAGGTCGACAACACCACGATGTACAAGGGGCAGGTGCAGTACGGCGGCACCCCCGGGCCCGTGCACAACACGATCGTTGACCCGGCCACCACGAACGACAACCACACCATCTGGCGGCCCGACTTCGACCGGGCCTACTACCAGGACCTGTACTTCAACCGCACCAAGGGCGCCAACTCCCTGCGCAACTACCTGCAGGTGCAGTCCTCGGGCCGCTACGACATCACAGGCTACGTCTCCGACTGGGTCAAACTCCCCTACAACGAGGCCCGCTACGGCAGCGACCTGTGCGACGGCGGCCGGCAGTGCCCGAACAGCTGGGACATGGTCCGCGACTCCCTGGCCGCCTGGTACAACGGCGAACTCGCCCGGGGCCGCACCCCGGCGGACATCAAGGCCCAGCTGGCCGAGTACGACCAACGGGACCCGTACGACTACGACCACGACGGCAACTTCAACGAGCCCGACGGGTACATCGACAACTACGAGGTCGTGCACGCCGGCGTCGACCAGACGTGGGGCGGCGGGGCGCAGGGGGCCGGCGCGCTGTGGGCGCACCGGTGGTTCGCGTACTGGCCGGCGCGCGGGTCTGCGGGGCCGGCAGGCAACAAGCAGGGCGGTACCCCCGTCGGCGACAGCGGGATCTGGGTCGGCGACTACCTGACGGCCGGCGAGAACAGCGGCCTGGGGCTCGTGGCGCACGAGAACGGCCACCTGCTCCTCGGCCTGCCGGACCTGTACGCCTCCACCGGCGGCAACGGCGTGACCTTCTGGTCGCTGATGTCCGACGCCTCGTACCTGAGCCGGGAGAACGGGGCCACGGGCGAGTACCCGGGCGACCTGGACGCGTGGAGCAAGCTGCAGCTCGGCTGGCTCAGCTACGACACCGCCCAGGCGGGCACCGAGTCCACCCACGTGCTCGGGGTGTCCTCCTACAACACGGCCGACAAACAGGCGGTGCTCGTCAACCTGCCGCGACGCGAGGTCAGTACCCCCCTCGTCGCGCCGTTCCAGGGCGCTTCGCAGTGGTGGAGCGGCAAGGGCGACTACCTCGATGAGACCCTGACCCGGTCCCTGGACCTGACCGGGGCCGGCACCGCCAGCGTCTCGGCGAAGAGCCGGTACTGGATCGAACAGGACTACGACTACCTCTACGGCGAGGTGTCCACCGACAACGGTGCGACCTGGAAGGGCGTCGGCGGCACGGTCGACGGCGCTCCGATCCCCGCCGTCAACGGCCGCCCGGGCCTGACCGGCACCTCCGCCGGCTGGGTCGACGTGACCTACAACCTCGACGCGTACGCCGGAGGCACCGTCCTGTTCCGGGTCCGGTACGTCACCGACACCAACACCTCCGAGAACGGCTTCCTGCTCGACACCGTCACCGTGCGGGCCGGCGACCGGGTCGTGCTGTCCGACGACGTCGAGACCGGCGACAACGGCTGGACCGCGCGCGGCTTCACCCGGATCGGGGACACCGGCGTCAAGTCCTACCCGCGCAGCTACCTCGTGGAGAACCGGCGGTACGTCGCGTACGGGCAGTTCCTGCAGACCGGGCCGTACAACTTCGGCTGGGCCGGGGTCGCCGGGCGGACCGAACAGGTCGAGCGGTACCCGTACCAGGACGGGGTGCTCGTCTGGCTGTGGGACCCGTACTTCAGCGACAACACGACCCGGGAGCACCCCGGGTCAGGCATGATCCTGCCGGTGGACGTGCGGGCCGCCCCGATGCGGTTCGCCTCCGGCAACCTCGTCAACCCGCGCGGCCAGGTGTTCGACGCGACGCTCGGGTTGAAGTACACCGACGCGGTCACCCTGCACCGGGCCGGGGTGGCGACGACCTTCCGCCGGCAGGCCCCGGTCGCGGCGTTCGACGACCACACCGGGACGTACTGGTACGCCGACAACCCCGACCTCGGGGTGAAGGTGCCCGACTCGCATACCCGGATCGAGGTCGTCCGGGAGCACGCGCAGGGCCGCGAGACGACCGTGCGGGTGGGCCGGTCCAGTTAG
- a CDS encoding PKD domain-containing protein, with the protein MRRTLIALAAPLLLALALPATAGAATVERGEPQKYIVVLTDAAGDPADFARASAAAAPEHVYRHALRGFSAPLSPARVRALLADPRVASVEVVQPVHVTAQVTPTGVQRSLATANPRLAVGDGVDTRVDADVAVIDTGITSTNPQLNVVARTDCLNRTTCADGTGEDGNGHGSHVSGIIGAIDDGNGVVGMAPGVRLWSVRVLDNSGSGGTDGVAAGIDWVTGHADEIETANMSLGCECSSPAMDAAITRAVDAGIVMVVAAGNNHKDAKTFSPANHPDVITVSALTDYDGRPGGQGTAPSSCSRGADDTLANYSNFGPLVEIAAPGSCIYSTYKGTEYATLSGTSMATPHVTGAVAWLTSNGNDPKNRADVARIRDALLTSGNQNWTDDSGDGIKEPLLDLSDQAVYPPAAPDPGAPTARATGACSIDNTTCAFDGTGSTDPDGTITAWSWAFGDGSSGTGATPTHTYASAGYYSVILTVTDNDGKQAKTRALVKAGNLPPAAVISRPPCHGPGACTFDASGSSDPEGRPLTYRWDFGDGTTSTEVSVSHLYPAVTATYTVTLKVTDHKGLTSTDTMTMSCRKFFDKPWC; encoded by the coding sequence TTGCGACGCACACTCATCGCGCTCGCCGCACCCCTCCTGCTCGCGCTCGCCCTGCCGGCCACCGCCGGCGCGGCGACCGTCGAGCGGGGCGAGCCACAGAAGTACATCGTGGTGCTCACCGACGCCGCCGGAGACCCGGCGGACTTCGCCCGCGCCTCCGCCGCCGCCGCGCCCGAACACGTCTACCGGCACGCGCTGCGCGGATTCTCCGCCCCGCTCAGCCCGGCACGGGTCCGCGCGCTGCTGGCCGATCCCCGGGTCGCCTCCGTCGAGGTCGTCCAACCGGTGCACGTCACCGCGCAGGTCACCCCGACCGGTGTGCAGCGCTCCCTCGCCACGGCCAACCCCCGCCTCGCTGTCGGCGACGGGGTCGACACCCGGGTGGACGCGGACGTCGCGGTCATCGACACCGGCATCACCTCGACGAACCCCCAGCTCAACGTGGTCGCCCGGACCGACTGTCTCAACAGGACCACCTGCGCGGACGGTACCGGGGAGGACGGCAACGGGCACGGCAGCCACGTCTCCGGGATCATCGGCGCGATCGACGACGGCAACGGCGTCGTCGGCATGGCCCCCGGCGTGCGGCTGTGGTCCGTGCGGGTGCTCGACAACTCCGGCAGCGGCGGCACCGACGGGGTCGCCGCCGGCATCGACTGGGTCACCGGCCACGCCGACGAGATCGAGACCGCCAACATGAGCCTGGGTTGCGAGTGCAGCAGCCCGGCGATGGACGCGGCGATCACCCGGGCGGTGGACGCCGGGATCGTGATGGTCGTCGCCGCCGGCAACAACCACAAGGACGCGAAGACGTTCTCGCCGGCCAACCACCCCGACGTGATCACGGTGTCCGCCCTCACCGACTACGACGGCCGGCCGGGCGGCCAGGGCACCGCGCCCTCCTCCTGTTCCCGGGGCGCGGACGACACCCTCGCCAACTACAGCAACTTCGGCCCCCTCGTGGAGATCGCCGCCCCGGGTTCGTGCATCTACTCCACCTACAAGGGCACCGAGTACGCCACCCTGTCCGGCACCTCCATGGCCACCCCGCACGTCACGGGGGCGGTCGCGTGGCTGACCAGCAACGGCAACGACCCGAAGAACCGCGCCGACGTCGCCCGGATCCGGGACGCCCTCCTGACCTCCGGCAACCAGAACTGGACCGACGACTCCGGCGACGGCATCAAGGAGCCGCTGCTCGACCTCAGCGACCAGGCGGTCTACCCGCCGGCCGCCCCGGACCCGGGCGCACCCACCGCCAGGGCCACCGGCGCCTGCTCCATCGACAACACCACCTGCGCCTTCGACGGCACCGGATCGACCGACCCGGACGGGACCATCACCGCCTGGTCGTGGGCCTTCGGTGACGGCTCGAGCGGCACCGGGGCCACGCCGACCCACACGTACGCGTCGGCCGGCTACTACTCGGTGATCCTCACCGTGACCGACAACGACGGCAAGCAGGCAAAGACCCGGGCGCTGGTCAAGGCCGGGAACCTGCCGCCGGCCGCGGTGATCAGCCGGCCACCCTGCCACGGCCCGGGCGCGTGCACCTTCGACGCCAGCGGCTCCTCGGACCCCGAGGGCCGGCCGCTGACCTACCGGTGGGACTTCGGCGACGGGACCACCTCCACCGAGGTCTCGGTCAGCCACCTCTACCCGGCGGTCACCGCCACCTACACCGTCACCCTGAAGGTCACCGACCACAAGGGGCTGACCAGCACCGACACCATGACGATGAGCTGCCGGAAGTTCTTCGACAAACCCTGGTGCTGA
- the galE gene encoding UDP-glucose 4-epimerase GalE codes for MTWLVTGGAGYIGSHVTRRLLAAGHRVVVLDDLSTGLPDRIPAGVPLVIGSVTDPAALLRVITDHGVTAVVHLAARKSVPESLARPTFYYRENVGGLVALLDAMLATGVRRLLFSSSAAVYGNPPTSLVTEHTPTRPINPYGRTKLEGEHLIRAVGEAHGLSWIALRYFNVVGTDSPLLGDRGKTNLVPLILTALTTGEPLTVAGTDHPTPDGTPVRDYVHVADLADAHLAAAARLAGGPVAATYNVGTGRGYSVRDVIACAEHVTGLAVPHLSGPRRAHDPSEVVADPAAIAAALGWTARRGLTDMISSSWRTARDGSRRPAPAV; via the coding sequence GTGACCTGGCTCGTCACCGGCGGCGCCGGCTACATCGGATCGCACGTCACCCGCCGACTCCTGGCCGCCGGCCACCGGGTGGTGGTCCTCGACGACCTGTCCACGGGGCTGCCCGACCGGATCCCGGCGGGCGTACCCCTCGTGATCGGGTCCGTCACCGATCCGGCGGCGCTGCTGCGGGTGATCACCGACCACGGCGTCACGGCCGTGGTGCACCTGGCCGCCCGCAAGTCGGTGCCCGAGTCGCTGGCCCGGCCCACCTTCTACTACCGGGAGAACGTCGGCGGCCTCGTCGCGCTGCTCGACGCGATGCTGGCGACCGGCGTCCGCCGCCTGCTGTTCTCCTCCTCGGCCGCCGTCTACGGCAACCCGCCCACGTCCCTGGTCACGGAGCACACCCCGACCCGGCCGATCAACCCGTACGGCCGGACCAAGCTCGAGGGCGAGCACCTGATCCGGGCGGTCGGCGAGGCGCACGGCCTGTCCTGGATCGCGCTGCGGTACTTCAACGTCGTCGGCACCGACAGCCCGCTGCTCGGCGACCGGGGCAAGACCAACCTCGTCCCGCTCATCCTCACCGCGCTCACCACCGGCGAGCCGCTGACCGTCGCCGGCACCGACCACCCGACGCCCGACGGCACCCCGGTCCGCGACTACGTGCACGTCGCCGACCTGGCCGACGCGCACCTGGCGGCGGCGGCGCGGCTGGCGGGCGGACCGGTCGCGGCCACGTACAACGTCGGCACCGGCCGGGGGTACTCCGTCCGCGACGTCATCGCCTGCGCCGAGCACGTCACCGGCCTGGCCGTCCCGCACCTGTCCGGCCCGCGCCGCGCCCACGACCCGTCGGAGGTGGTCGCGGATCCCGCGGCGATCGCCGCGGCCCTGGGGTGGACCGCCCGGCGAGGGCTCACCGATATGATCAGTTCCAGCTGGCGGACGGCGCGCGACGGCTCCCGGCGGCCGGCACCCGCGGTCTAA
- a CDS encoding DMT family transporter has translation MTRRGWALFLAMSVIWGVPYLLIRIAVADIDPLVVAFGRTLIGSLILVPIALYNKGLASAFGAWKWLLVYTLVEITGPWLLLGHAETRLTSSTAGLLIAVVPLIAAVIVTRLGHDRFDARRLIGLGLGFAGVAALVGLDIEFTDLTAVGAIMLTAVGYAVGPIIVSRKLADASPMGVVTGSLVIATVLYAPFVPFLWPARIPADAAWSVVGLALICTVAAFLLFFALIAEVGPARATVITYVNPAVAILLGVIVLSEPLTIGMAIGFPLVIVGSILGTARTRPSHAPPADVVVAAQAGDAAPDAGGGPARPGRGSA, from the coding sequence GTGACGAGACGTGGCTGGGCGCTGTTCCTGGCGATGAGCGTGATCTGGGGCGTGCCGTACCTGCTGATCCGGATCGCCGTCGCCGACATCGACCCGCTCGTGGTCGCCTTCGGGCGCACCCTGATCGGCTCGCTGATCCTGGTGCCGATCGCGCTGTACAACAAGGGGCTCGCCTCGGCGTTCGGGGCGTGGAAGTGGCTGCTGGTCTACACCCTCGTGGAGATCACCGGCCCGTGGCTGCTGCTCGGGCACGCAGAGACCCGGTTGACCAGCTCCACGGCCGGGCTGCTGATCGCCGTAGTGCCGCTGATCGCCGCCGTGATCGTCACCCGGCTCGGCCACGACCGGTTCGACGCCCGCCGGCTGATCGGCCTCGGGCTGGGCTTTGCCGGGGTCGCCGCGCTGGTCGGGCTGGACATCGAGTTCACGGACCTGACCGCCGTCGGGGCGATCATGCTGACGGCCGTCGGGTACGCCGTCGGCCCCATCATCGTCAGCCGCAAGCTCGCCGACGCGTCCCCGATGGGCGTGGTCACCGGCTCGCTCGTCATCGCCACGGTGCTCTACGCGCCGTTCGTCCCGTTCCTCTGGCCGGCCCGGATCCCGGCCGACGCGGCCTGGTCGGTGGTGGGGCTGGCGCTGATCTGCACGGTCGCGGCGTTCCTGCTGTTCTTCGCGCTGATCGCGGAGGTCGGCCCTGCCCGGGCGACCGTGATCACGTACGTCAACCCGGCCGTGGCGATCCTGCTCGGCGTGATCGTGCTCAGCGAGCCGTTGACGATCGGCATGGCGATCGGGTTCCCGCTGGTCATCGTGGGGTCGATCCTGGGGACCGCCCGAACCCGCCCGTCGCACGCCCCGCCAGCGGACGTCGTCGTGGCAGCCCAGGCCGGCGACGCCGCCCCGGATGCCGGGGGCGGACCGGCACGGCCCGGTCGGGGGTCGGCGTAA
- a CDS encoding isochorismatase family protein translates to MTTLENRPNSALLVVDVQTGVVAEAHERDAVVANIASLVEKARGEGVPVVWVQHSDEDLPRGGDAWRIVPELTPGDVEPLVEKNYGDAFEDTTLESVLSGAGVGRLFVVGASTGWCVRSTLHGAFVRGYDTTLVSDAHTTEDQTGWGSPAPEAVIAHTNLYWNYQTAPGRTAAAVATKDVDFGA, encoded by the coding sequence ATGACCACACTCGAGAACCGGCCCAACAGCGCGCTGCTCGTCGTCGACGTGCAGACCGGGGTCGTCGCGGAGGCCCACGAGCGCGACGCCGTCGTCGCGAACATCGCCAGCCTGGTCGAGAAGGCGCGCGGCGAGGGCGTCCCGGTCGTCTGGGTCCAGCACTCCGACGAGGATCTGCCCAGAGGCGGCGACGCCTGGCGGATCGTGCCGGAGCTGACCCCGGGCGATGTCGAGCCGCTCGTGGAGAAGAACTACGGCGACGCGTTCGAGGACACCACCCTCGAGTCGGTGCTGTCGGGTGCCGGGGTCGGGCGGCTGTTCGTGGTGGGCGCGTCGACCGGTTGGTGCGTCCGCTCGACGCTGCACGGCGCGTTCGTCCGCGGCTACGACACGACCCTGGTCAGCGACGCCCACACTACGGAGGACCAGACCGGGTGGGGCTCGCCGGCGCCGGAGGCCGTCATCGCGCACACGAACCTGTACTGGAACTACCAGACCGCCCCCGGCCGCACGGCCGCGGCGGTCGCGACGAAGGACGTCGACTTCGGCGCATAG